Proteins from a single region of Apium graveolens cultivar Ventura chromosome 7, ASM990537v1, whole genome shotgun sequence:
- the LOC141674290 gene encoding protein SCO1 homolog 2, mitochondrial isoform X1: MFSSRLLFSLLKNRSAVITNSLARFDSVKKFHSSRYLRSVRQTNQPLMSTPRSTTQRSQSWSWTSYIIPPIVLGGIGGVAYLIHYNDERRVIMKGDAVNCGINSTKGPVIGGPFNLLDTEGRSITEQNLLGNWVLLYFGYTSSPDVGPSEVEKMAKAVDILETKQNLKVLPVFVTIDPQRDNPSQLQAYLKEFDSRIVGLTGSVAAIKDMAREYRVYYMKVEEDGDDYLVDSSHNMYLMNPKLKVLRCFGLEYSADELSEAILKEMKSDGNL, translated from the exons atgTTTTCTTCACGGCTTCTCTTCTCCTTATTGAAGAATCGCTCTGCAGTAATTACAAATTCACTAGCACG GTTCGATTCAGTCAAGAAATTTCATTCTTCAAGATACTTAAGATCAGTAAGACAAACTAATCAACCTCTGATGAGTACCCCAAGGTCAACGACACAAAGGTCCCAGTCATGGTCATGGACATCCTATATTATT CCACCTATTGTACTAGGTGGGATTGGTGGTGTTGCATATCTCATTCACTATAATGATGAGAGAAGAGTCATAATGAAAG GGGATGCTGTGAACTGTGGAATAAATTCGACGAAGGGACCAGTAATTGGTGGTCCGTTTAATCTACTTGATACCGAGGGACGATCAATTACTGAACAAAACCTTCTTGGAAACTGGGTTCTTCTCTACTTTGGTTATACTTCCTCTCCTGATGTTGGGCCATCTGAAGTAGAAAAAATGGCAAAGGCTGTTGATATACTAG AGACGAAACAAAATCTCAAGGTTCTTCCAGTGTTCGTTACTATAGATCCACAACGTGACAACCCTTCACAACTTCAAGCTTATCTGAAAG aatttgactcgAGAATCGTGGGACTGACGGGATCCGTTGCTGCTATAAAAGATATGGCACGGGAATACAGAGTTTACTACATGAAGGTGGAGGAAGATGGAGATGACTACCTTGTTGATTCATCCCACAACAT GTATTTGATGAATCCAAAACTTAAAGTACTAAGATGCTTTGGACTAGAGTATAGCGCAGATGAACTGTCGGAAGCTATTCTTAAGGAAATGAAGTCAGACGGAAATTTATAA
- the LOC141674290 gene encoding protein SCO1 homolog 2, mitochondrial isoform X2, producing MSTPRSTTQRSQSWSWTSYIIPPIVLGGIGGVAYLIHYNDERRVIMKGDAVNCGINSTKGPVIGGPFNLLDTEGRSITEQNLLGNWVLLYFGYTSSPDVGPSEVEKMAKAVDILETKQNLKVLPVFVTIDPQRDNPSQLQAYLKEFDSRIVGLTGSVAAIKDMAREYRVYYMKVEEDGDDYLVDSSHNMYLMNPKLKVLRCFGLEYSADELSEAILKEMKSDGNL from the exons ATGAGTACCCCAAGGTCAACGACACAAAGGTCCCAGTCATGGTCATGGACATCCTATATTATT CCACCTATTGTACTAGGTGGGATTGGTGGTGTTGCATATCTCATTCACTATAATGATGAGAGAAGAGTCATAATGAAAG GGGATGCTGTGAACTGTGGAATAAATTCGACGAAGGGACCAGTAATTGGTGGTCCGTTTAATCTACTTGATACCGAGGGACGATCAATTACTGAACAAAACCTTCTTGGAAACTGGGTTCTTCTCTACTTTGGTTATACTTCCTCTCCTGATGTTGGGCCATCTGAAGTAGAAAAAATGGCAAAGGCTGTTGATATACTAG AGACGAAACAAAATCTCAAGGTTCTTCCAGTGTTCGTTACTATAGATCCACAACGTGACAACCCTTCACAACTTCAAGCTTATCTGAAAG aatttgactcgAGAATCGTGGGACTGACGGGATCCGTTGCTGCTATAAAAGATATGGCACGGGAATACAGAGTTTACTACATGAAGGTGGAGGAAGATGGAGATGACTACCTTGTTGATTCATCCCACAACAT GTATTTGATGAATCCAAAACTTAAAGTACTAAGATGCTTTGGACTAGAGTATAGCGCAGATGAACTGTCGGAAGCTATTCTTAAGGAAATGAAGTCAGACGGAAATTTATAA